A part of Methanomassiliicoccales archaeon genomic DNA contains:
- a CDS encoding hydrogenase 4 subunit F, whose amino-acid sequence MLLEVLLIIPLVIAVLSYSIKNRALVQWMMVAGGASSFVIAVLLGLEVWSDGPYEHSIWYVDQLSVYMLCIITFVALMVATYSVSYIRHDHEEKEIGTRQLKMYHIFVQIFLFTMLVVVSSNNMGIMWIAIEGTTLASAFLVGFYEKDTSIEAAWKYIIICSVGITLALFGTIITYASSTEVLGESSDALNWTKLRDAAPLLEPTFLKIAFIFIVIGYGTKVGLVPMHTWLPDAHSQAPSPVSALMSGVLLNCAFYGIIRYYIISEIRVPGFAPDLMLIFGLLSLFVAAFFILISRDFKRMLAYSSVEHMGIISLGFGIGGPLGIFGAMFHMLNHSLTKTLMFLCTGNVVQKYNTREIGEVRGMATVMPITAALFLLGALAITGSPPFGPFLSEIVIMQAGLSYGRYIVTTVYVLLLVVVFAGFMYHVSRMVFGEPTEGVTRGEIHKLSLVPMTILLSTILVIGIFMPEELTNILREVAKVVPGSG is encoded by the coding sequence ATGTTGCTCGAGGTCCTTTTGATAATACCTCTCGTCATCGCGGTCCTGAGCTATTCAATTAAAAACAGGGCTTTGGTCCAATGGATGATGGTCGCCGGTGGGGCATCGTCCTTCGTCATCGCGGTGTTGTTGGGATTGGAAGTATGGAGCGATGGTCCATATGAGCATTCCATATGGTATGTGGACCAGCTCAGCGTCTACATGTTGTGCATCATAACGTTCGTTGCCTTGATGGTCGCGACGTATTCGGTCAGTTATATACGCCACGATCACGAGGAAAAAGAGATAGGCACAAGGCAGCTGAAGATGTACCACATATTTGTCCAGATCTTCCTATTCACGATGTTGGTCGTTGTTTCCTCCAACAACATGGGGATCATGTGGATAGCGATAGAGGGGACCACCCTGGCATCGGCGTTCTTGGTAGGATTTTATGAAAAGGACACCTCAATCGAGGCCGCATGGAAATACATCATCATCTGCTCGGTCGGCATTACATTGGCCTTGTTCGGTACGATAATCACGTATGCTTCCTCGACCGAGGTCCTGGGCGAATCATCGGATGCTCTCAATTGGACAAAATTGAGAGATGCGGCACCACTTCTTGAACCTACCTTCCTGAAGATAGCGTTCATCTTTATCGTGATCGGATACGGGACCAAGGTAGGTCTCGTACCGATGCATACCTGGCTACCTGATGCGCATAGCCAGGCCCCTTCACCTGTGAGCGCTCTTATGTCCGGAGTCCTTCTGAACTGTGCATTCTATGGCATAATTAGATATTACATCATCAGCGAGATCAGGGTCCCAGGATTCGCCCCCGACCTCATGCTGATATTTGGTCTCCTTTCACTCTTCGTCGCGGCGTTCTTTATCCTGATATCCAGGGACTTCAAGAGAATGCTGGCCTACAGCAGCGTTGAGCATATGGGGATCATCAGCCTTGGCTTTGGGATAGGTGGCCCCCTTGGCATCTTCGGGGCGATGTTCCACATGTTGAACCACTCCCTCACGAAGACCTTGATGTTCCTATGCACCGGCAATGTGGTGCAGAAGTATAACACGAGGGAGATCGGCGAGGTGAGAGGGATGGCGACCGTGATGCCGATCACAGCGGCGCTGTTCCTGTTAGGGGCATTGGCCATCACAGGCTCCCCACCGTTCGGGCCGTTCCTTAGCGAGATCGTGATAATGCAGGCGGGCCTAAGCTATGGAAGATACATCGTCACAACGGTCTATGTTCTCCTGCTGGTGGTGGTGTTCGCAGGGTTCATGTACCATGTGTCGAGGATGGTCTTTGGGGAACCGACCGAAGGGGTCACCAGAGGCGAGATCCATAAACTTTCATTGGTCCCTATGACAATACTCCTGTCGACAATATTGGTCATTGGCATCTTCATGCCTGAGGAACTGACCAACATCCTCAGGGAAGTCGCGAAGGTCGTCCCTGGGAGCGGATGA
- a CDS encoding NADH-quinone oxidoreductase subunit C: MREQFDVLVENLAQEFGHDIISSSVARNELKLEVRKDTFPVIAAHIKKNHHVQLISEHAVDLREKDGSFHIYLIFSLPKEDHFVTIRTRIDASDPTFRSITPEIYAANWFEREIMEGFGIVPVGHPDPRPIRLYDDWPSGTYPMRKDFDLSSHVPRTPSGYEYRKVEGEGVFEVPVGPVHAGVIEPGHFRFSVAGESILHLEIRMGYVHKGLEKLSESMRYDHGVFLAERISGDNGFTHSLAYCQAIESIAGIGVPDRARFLRTVYSEMERIYNLFGDIGGIAMDVAFSVGAQNLYLLKERALSLNEKATGSRLLRSVNRIGGVNKDIDADMKKKISTELVGIKLDFDDVVETLTGMASLLDRVETTGTLPTDAAKNFNVVGPIARASGIDRDVRRDHPYAAYDEVSFSVPSYREGDVYARMMVKIEEVLESISIIEQAMDRMPQGPLFTEAAEVPEGNVGMSLTETHRGEAMHWVLSGNGMPYRHKVRDASFLNWPAIEQAVLGNIIPDFPLVNKSFNLSYSGNDL, from the coding sequence ATGCGTGAACAGTTCGACGTGCTTGTGGAGAACCTTGCCCAGGAGTTCGGGCACGATATAATCTCATCCTCTGTCGCAAGGAACGAGCTGAAACTTGAGGTCAGGAAGGACACTTTCCCGGTCATTGCCGCTCACATAAAGAAAAATCACCATGTCCAGCTCATATCAGAGCACGCAGTGGACCTTAGGGAGAAGGACGGGTCTTTCCATATCTATCTGATATTCTCACTTCCAAAGGAAGACCATTTTGTCACCATCAGGACAAGGATAGACGCGTCAGACCCGACCTTCAGGTCGATCACCCCGGAGATATATGCGGCCAACTGGTTCGAAAGAGAGATCATGGAAGGCTTTGGGATCGTCCCAGTAGGGCATCCCGACCCAAGGCCCATCCGTCTATATGATGACTGGCCATCAGGAACATACCCTATGAGAAAAGACTTCGACCTATCCAGTCATGTTCCAAGGACCCCCTCGGGCTATGAGTACCGAAAGGTCGAGGGCGAGGGCGTCTTTGAGGTCCCCGTCGGGCCGGTCCATGCCGGCGTGATCGAGCCTGGCCATTTCCGTTTCAGCGTTGCAGGGGAGTCGATACTGCATCTTGAGATCAGGATGGGATATGTCCATAAGGGATTGGAGAAGCTCTCTGAATCGATGAGGTATGACCACGGTGTTTTTTTGGCGGAGCGGATCTCTGGTGACAACGGGTTCACGCATTCGTTGGCCTATTGTCAGGCGATCGAATCGATAGCCGGCATAGGGGTTCCTGACAGGGCCAGGTTCCTAAGGACCGTATACTCGGAGATGGAGAGGATATACAATCTGTTCGGTGATATCGGCGGTATAGCGATGGACGTCGCGTTCAGCGTGGGGGCACAGAACCTATATCTCCTGAAGGAAAGGGCGTTATCGTTGAACGAGAAGGCCACGGGAAGCCGGCTGCTGAGGTCGGTGAACCGCATCGGCGGGGTCAATAAGGACATCGATGCCGATATGAAGAAGAAGATCAGCACAGAGCTTGTGGGCATCAAATTGGACTTTGACGATGTTGTGGAGACATTGACCGGTATGGCCTCATTGTTGGACAGGGTAGAGACGACGGGGACCCTGCCCACAGATGCTGCGAAGAACTTCAATGTGGTAGGGCCGATAGCACGGGCGAGCGGCATCGACAGGGACGTGCGAAGGGACCATCCTTACGCGGCATATGACGAGGTCAGCTTCTCGGTCCCCTCGTATAGGGAGGGGGATGTGTACGCCAGAATGATGGTCAAGATCGAGGAGGTGCTGGAGTCGATCAGCATCATCGAACAGGCCATGGACAGAATGCCGCAGGGACCATTGTTCACAGAGGCGGCCGAGGTCCCTGAAGGGAACGTCGGAATGAGCCTCACGGAGACCCATAGAGGGGAGGCAATGCATTGGGTGCTCAGCGGAAACGGCATGCCGTACAGGCACAAGGTCCGTGACGCATCGTTCCTGAACTGGCCTGCGATCGAACAGGCCGTCCTAGGGAACATAATCCCAGATTTCCCACTTGTGAACAAGAGCTTCAACCTGTCATATTCAGGCAACGATCTGTGA
- a CDS encoding 4Fe-4S binding protein encodes MMFRFYNFGVKKQGIVTTRYPDETFVPPEGTLGMPDVLIGRCDMCGTCAKVCPVGAIIVEEGTIMFDMGRCIFCAYCTSHCPKGAIFMSQRYELVGRTNKDLEVRHAVKH; translated from the coding sequence ATGATGTTCAGGTTCTATAACTTCGGCGTCAAAAAGCAAGGTATCGTTACGACCCGGTACCCTGATGAGACGTTCGTTCCCCCAGAGGGCACCCTTGGGATGCCTGATGTGCTCATCGGAAGATGCGATATGTGCGGGACCTGCGCCAAGGTCTGCCCTGTAGGCGCCATAATCGTCGAGGAGGGGACGATAATGTTTGACATGGGCAGGTGCATTTTCTGCGCGTACTGTACAAGCCACTGTCCTAAGGGGGCGATATTCATGAGCCAAAGGTATGAGCTCGTTGGAAGGACCAATAAGGACCTGGAGGTGAGGCATGCCGTCAAACATTGA
- a CDS encoding NADH-quinone oxidoreductase subunit B family protein, whose translation MDQDLESMGEALRERAMKVFGRSFAIREVDAGSCNACEVEVNSLTNSVYDIERFGIHIVASPRHADALLVTGPVTRNMEVPLLKTYEAAPSPRMVIAMGACAISGGIFKDCYACHRGVSDLLPVDVLIPGCPPRPQAVIHGLMAALGKIEERKFKRR comes from the coding sequence ATTGACCAAGACCTGGAATCGATGGGAGAGGCGCTCAGGGAAAGAGCGATGAAGGTCTTTGGAAGATCCTTTGCCATACGCGAGGTCGATGCAGGCTCATGTAATGCCTGTGAGGTGGAGGTCAATTCATTGACCAATTCTGTCTACGACATCGAAAGGTTCGGCATCCATATAGTCGCCTCACCCCGTCACGCCGATGCCCTGTTGGTCACTGGTCCGGTCACTAGGAACATGGAGGTGCCGTTATTGAAGACATATGAGGCGGCTCCTTCCCCCCGCATGGTGATAGCCATGGGGGCGTGCGCGATAAGCGGGGGGATATTCAAGGACTGTTACGCCTGCCACAGGGGAGTTTCCGACCTTTTACCGGTGGACGTCCTTATCCCAGGATGCCCGCCCAGACCCCAGGCGGTCATCCATGGTCTCATGGCGGCATTAGGAAAGATCGAGGAGAGAAAGTTCAAGAGAAGATGA
- a CDS encoding universal stress protein produces MTMNVLLATDGRPHSDKATKYAMEYAKVFKAKLFIVFVVSPKADEDKERLVQNGMQVLDRLKNQAKDQGIDVTTLLEAGNPYESILAASERMKADAIIVGTSGKTVLDRVLIGSVSEYVVRNSRCTVIIVK; encoded by the coding sequence ATGACGATGAACGTTCTCCTTGCGACCGATGGACGGCCACATTCGGATAAGGCGACAAAATATGCGATGGAGTATGCCAAGGTCTTCAAGGCAAAGCTGTTCATCGTGTTCGTCGTGAGCCCAAAGGCCGACGAGGACAAGGAAAGGCTGGTACAGAACGGCATGCAGGTCCTCGATAGGCTAAAGAACCAAGCAAAAGACCAAGGTATAGATGTCACGACATTGCTGGAGGCGGGGAATCCCTATGAGTCTATTCTGGCCGCCTCAGAGAGGATGAAGGCCGATGCCATAATTGTCGGGACATCAGGCAAGACGGTTCTTGATAGGGTGCTCATCGGCTCTGTCTCAGAGTATGTTGTCCGCAACTCGCGTTGCACTGTCATCATAGTGAAGTGA
- a CDS encoding HNH endonuclease, producing the protein MRACHYQDRPGKRSLCLRTMVQGRALSEIDWRPCADSDECPFRSWEVERRQLVTAVRSEILGGCPSCGRRHDTVGEHLHCLMEGRLQRVLEEMGPPKGSTSPLLKKMFPRYMIGMARRKIRSAVIDRDGHTCTQCGRDLNKYPKWYTEVHHVIPVVEGGSDVPENLVTLCMECHGRHTDELNKRIFGHGRDGKGTSNRRRRIIQTSLDDDLWI; encoded by the coding sequence ATGAGGGCCTGTCACTACCAGGACCGGCCGGGAAAAAGGTCGCTTTGCCTAAGGACCATGGTCCAGGGGAGGGCACTTTCTGAGATCGATTGGAGACCCTGCGCTGACAGCGACGAGTGTCCTTTCAGGTCCTGGGAAGTTGAAAGACGGCAACTTGTGACGGCAGTACGTTCTGAAATTCTGGGCGGATGTCCATCTTGCGGACGTCGCCATGATACCGTTGGGGAACATCTTCATTGTCTGATGGAAGGCCGATTGCAGCGAGTCCTCGAAGAGATGGGGCCACCGAAAGGAAGCACCTCACCCTTGCTCAAAAAGATGTTCCCTCGATACATGATCGGGATGGCACGAAGGAAAATCAGGTCCGCCGTCATAGATAGGGATGGGCACACATGCACGCAATGTGGTCGGGACCTGAATAAATACCCGAAGTGGTACACAGAGGTGCATCATGTCATACCAGTTGTGGAGGGGGGGAGTGACGTGCCGGAAAATCTTGTGACGCTCTGCATGGAGTGTCATGGGCGTCACACCGATGAGCTCAACAAAAGGATCTTTGGTCATGGTCGCGATGGGAAGGGCACGAGCAATAGGAGAAGAAGGATCATCCAGACCAGCTTGGATGACGACCTTTGGATATGA
- a CDS encoding DUF362 domain-containing protein, with protein sequence MSPNRVSLVRCDGYGREVVHDAVEKSVDLLGGIGMFVAPGEKVLVKPNMLQPSPPERAVCTHPDILHAVCRILLDLGCKVTVADSPGAGSIYGPSQLSKGYDEVGYSDLAELGVTLNTDVSYVNVPNPSGRLIKMFPVIRPAVEADAIVVVSKLKTHMLTYLTAATKNIFGVVQGMDKATFHGRLPLEDDFSDMLVDLNELMRPRLQIVDAVMAMEGDGPYSGTPRRVNAIIAGPSYAHVDVVASKLIGAAPGNIPTIKAAVRRGVLDGPMDDIEVVGERLEDMAVPDFRPPATYNGKERTGRARLMERAASLMKAYALRPSIVSERCTGCGRCVRACPKHVISLRDGKARVHYNKCIRCYTCHEMCTSGAVELKRSAGGKIIGTLVERGNKTRSSK encoded by the coding sequence ATGAGCCCGAACCGGGTCTCTCTGGTCCGTTGCGATGGTTATGGCAGGGAGGTCGTGCATGATGCTGTCGAAAAATCGGTCGATCTCCTGGGCGGGATAGGGATGTTCGTGGCCCCTGGGGAGAAGGTGCTCGTCAAACCGAACATGCTTCAGCCCTCTCCCCCTGAGAGGGCCGTTTGCACCCATCCAGATATATTACATGCGGTCTGCAGGATACTCTTGGACCTTGGCTGCAAGGTAACTGTCGCCGACAGTCCCGGGGCCGGCTCCATATATGGCCCCTCCCAACTATCAAAGGGATACGACGAGGTCGGATACTCTGATCTTGCCGAGCTAGGTGTTACATTGAACACCGATGTCTCGTATGTGAATGTTCCAAATCCGTCAGGCAGGCTCATCAAGATGTTCCCAGTGATCAGGCCAGCGGTCGAAGCGGATGCCATTGTCGTGGTCTCAAAGCTTAAGACCCACATGTTGACCTATCTTACTGCCGCAACGAAAAACATCTTCGGGGTGGTCCAGGGGATGGACAAGGCCACTTTCCATGGCAGGCTCCCCCTGGAGGATGATTTCTCAGACATGCTCGTGGACCTGAACGAGCTGATGAGGCCGAGGCTTCAGATCGTCGACGCGGTGATGGCGATGGAGGGGGACGGGCCTTATTCAGGCACTCCAAGAAGGGTAAATGCCATCATAGCTGGCCCATCTTATGCCCATGTTGACGTGGTGGCCTCAAAGCTCATCGGAGCGGCCCCTGGGAACATCCCGACCATAAAGGCCGCAGTGCGAAGGGGCGTGCTGGATGGCCCAATGGACGATATCGAGGTCGTGGGGGAGAGACTGGAGGATATGGCCGTTCCGGACTTCCGACCGCCAGCGACTTATAATGGGAAAGAGAGGACAGGAAGGGCCCGATTGATGGAAAGAGCTGCATCTTTGATGAAGGCCTATGCTCTAAGGCCTTCGATAGTGAGCGAAAGATGCACTGGGTGTGGCCGTTGTGTAAGGGCCTGCCCCAAGCACGTTATTTCTTTAAGAGATGGAAAGGCAAGGGTCCATTACAACAAATGCATAAGATGCTACACGTGCCACGAGATGTGCACCTCAGGAGCAGTAGAGCTTAAAAGGAGCGCCGGGGGAAAGATCATTGGGACCTTGGTCGAGAGAGGCAATAAGACCAGGAGCTCGAAATGA
- a CDS encoding flavodoxin family protein has protein sequence MYILGVSGSPVDGSNTDSIIKEILRSSGAEEQEFLKLSDMNVGPCRAHMKCVQNNRCDIDDDWTFVSRKLLRADAVVLGSPTYYSAPSSFMKCFIERCYSLRHQKLLLKGKLAAVVAVGCATEQAVVDWMVKTLTAEGMEVVGNMAVKGTITCLSCGKGASCPYPIWNTYSKEMTGVEYGIKEAYTKYLDILPDNVPYEKGSAKILSGHRVALTEPSVLKSAQTLGKRIGSLHRERSSGLVRI, from the coding sequence TTGTACATACTTGGGGTAAGCGGCAGTCCGGTGGACGGATCTAACACGGACTCCATCATCAAGGAGATACTAAGGTCCAGTGGTGCCGAGGAGCAGGAGTTCTTAAAACTCTCTGATATGAATGTCGGACCATGCCGGGCGCACATGAAATGTGTCCAGAACAATCGATGCGACATAGATGATGATTGGACGTTTGTCAGCAGGAAACTGTTGCGGGCAGATGCTGTCGTCCTAGGAAGTCCGACATATTACTCCGCCCCTAGCTCGTTCATGAAGTGTTTCATCGAGAGATGCTACTCGCTCAGGCACCAAAAACTTCTGTTGAAGGGCAAGCTCGCCGCGGTAGTGGCGGTCGGTTGCGCAACAGAGCAGGCGGTCGTGGATTGGATGGTCAAGACGTTGACCGCGGAAGGTATGGAGGTCGTCGGAAACATGGCCGTCAAAGGCACCATAACCTGTTTGTCCTGTGGTAAAGGGGCCAGTTGTCCCTACCCTATCTGGAACACATACTCCAAAGAGATGACAGGTGTGGAATATGGCATCAAGGAAGCCTATACGAAATATTTGGACATACTCCCGGACAACGTTCCATATGAAAAAGGCTCGGCAAAGATTTTGTCGGGGCACAGGGTCGCGCTCACTGAACCTTCGGTCCTGAAGAGCGCACAGACCTTGGGAAAGAGGATCGGCTCCCTGCATAGGGAAAGGTCCTCTGGTCTGGTGAGGATATGA
- the xth gene encoding exodeoxyribonuclease III → MVCWNVNGVRAVHRKGLLSPVFDGSPDVVCLQETKASPDQYPEELRKPEGYMAYFNSPKERSGYSGVALYTKIVPEKVEYGLGEERFDVEGRTIIAHFKDLVLYDVYFPNGKASKERLIFKMDFYERFLKHVMGELRSGREVIICGDVNTAHKEIDLARPKENEKVSGFLKEEREWIDRLLASGFIDTFRYFDGSPGRYTWWDMKSKARERNVGWRIDYFFISKGLSPKLRSAFIMSDVQGSDHCPVGIELDL, encoded by the coding sequence ATGGTCTGTTGGAACGTAAATGGGGTCAGGGCAGTCCATAGGAAAGGCCTTTTATCGCCTGTTTTCGATGGTTCGCCCGATGTCGTGTGCCTTCAAGAGACTAAGGCTTCACCAGACCAGTATCCTGAGGAGCTAAGGAAACCAGAAGGATATATGGCATACTTTAACAGCCCCAAGGAAAGGAGCGGATACAGCGGGGTGGCGCTCTACACCAAAATTGTACCTGAAAAGGTAGAGTATGGTCTTGGGGAGGAAAGGTTCGATGTAGAGGGGAGGACGATCATAGCTCATTTCAAGGACCTGGTGCTGTATGATGTCTATTTCCCGAACGGGAAAGCATCGAAAGAGCGTTTGATTTTCAAGATGGATTTCTATGAGCGTTTTTTAAAGCACGTCATGGGAGAACTGAGGTCCGGTCGAGAGGTCATCATATGTGGTGATGTTAACACCGCGCACAAGGAGATAGACCTGGCCAGACCCAAGGAGAATGAGAAGGTATCAGGATTCCTAAAAGAGGAGAGGGAGTGGATAGACCGTCTCTTGGCCTCCGGGTTCATTGATACGTTCAGATATTTCGACGGCTCCCCAGGAAGATATACTTGGTGGGATATGAAGTCAAAAGCCAGGGAAAGAAATGTTGGCTGGAGGATCGATTATTTCTTCATATCCAAAGGCCTGTCGCCAAAGCTAAGGTCCGCCTTCATAATGTCTGACGTCCAAGGTTCAGACCATTGCCCCGTCGGAATCGAGCTTGACCTGTGA
- a CDS encoding tetratricopeptide repeat protein: MDVPPDIRRRSRKESLSDLMHAMKVIRATKAASSAIDFIDRNDYASALAELIDAEEVFKELDDMVQVANMLSLQALCLYALGRMAEAEVAMRRAVALRSDLGASESRATDLLGLGEILLKKGEPREAMEAFLDAKTVFEGLGLDDGVERSMAAMKRAKAAMEGMA, translated from the coding sequence ATGGATGTTCCTCCGGATATTAGGAGAAGGTCGAGGAAGGAATCCTTATCGGACCTTATGCATGCTATGAAGGTCATCAGGGCCACCAAAGCAGCGTCCTCAGCGATTGATTTCATAGATAGAAATGATTATGCATCTGCACTGGCAGAACTTATCGATGCGGAAGAGGTTTTCAAGGAACTCGATGACATGGTCCAAGTGGCGAACATGCTTTCCCTGCAGGCCCTCTGCCTGTATGCACTTGGTCGGATGGCAGAAGCAGAGGTCGCAATGAGGAGGGCGGTCGCTTTGAGGTCGGACCTTGGTGCCTCTGAGAGCAGGGCAACGGACCTTCTCGGACTGGGTGAGATATTGCTCAAGAAGGGCGAGCCAAGAGAAGCGATGGAGGCCTTCTTGGACGCAAAGACCGTTTTCGAAGGTCTGGGGCTTGACGATGGTGTTGAAAGGTCCATGGCTGCGATGAAAAGGGCGAAGGCCGCAATGGAGGGGATGGCGTGA
- a CDS encoding DUF4352 domain-containing protein produces MRKCSNCGTESGDEAQFCHKCGSTLTVGTYVAPMLYKNYVPPKQKDNTGLIVAVVIVMILAVSMVLAAFFISKAVDDIPWEEWSDLNIEMKVNSQSVYHNPSDLPDEGYKYVRLSVTITNNRGGDLSLEPDHFLLYTSDNQYYGYSTAVPENVPTSLEPGETQTFWIGFMIPEGSVASLLKMDVPEEVFGTVTAVVPS; encoded by the coding sequence ATGAGGAAATGTTCAAACTGTGGGACGGAGAGCGGCGACGAGGCCCAGTTCTGCCATAAATGCGGAAGCACCCTGACAGTGGGCACATACGTTGCCCCTATGCTCTATAAAAATTATGTTCCACCGAAGCAGAAGGACAACACTGGGTTGATAGTTGCTGTCGTGATCGTGATGATCCTGGCTGTCTCGATGGTTCTCGCGGCGTTCTTCATCAGCAAAGCTGTTGATGACATTCCGTGGGAGGAGTGGTCCGACCTGAACATAGAGATGAAGGTCAATTCCCAGAGCGTATATCATAACCCGTCCGACCTGCCAGATGAAGGGTACAAATACGTAAGGCTCAGCGTAACGATCACGAACAACCGTGGAGGGGACCTTAGCCTAGAACCAGATCATTTCTTGCTTTATACCTCTGATAATCAATACTATGGTTATTCTACGGCGGTCCCTGAGAATGTACCGACGTCCTTGGAGCCTGGAGAGACCCAGACCTTCTGGATTGGCTTTATGATACCCGAAGGATCGGTCGCAAGCTTACTAAAAATGGATGTGCCAGAGGAAGTTTTCGGGACCGTGACCGCGGTGGTCCCCTCATAA